In Triticum aestivum cultivar Chinese Spring chromosome 5B, IWGSC CS RefSeq v2.1, whole genome shotgun sequence, the following proteins share a genomic window:
- the LOC123113363 gene encoding LRR receptor-like serine/threonine-protein kinase RPK2: protein MVAARRSTAAVLLLLLLLPLLAASSSNRGQEQDRSALLRLRDAVPSSELLRRWPSGADHCSWPGVACDARSRVVALHVPSSFPRGSGIAGQLPTSVGLLTELKQLSLPSLGLFGEIPAEIWRLEKLEGVNLAGNSLRGALPPAFPPRLRVLNLSSNALSGEIPASLCSCTELNFLDLSGNRLNGSVPAVVGGLPRLRQLDLSRNLLAGSIPSALGSCTQLRSLRLFSNMLDGSIPPELGRLSKLRVLDVSGNRLSGLVPRELGNCSGLSVLVLSSQFDAVKPHEFNLFEGELPESVTALPKLRLLWAPKAGLKGNLPSNWGSCHSLEMVNLGGNLLAGVIPRELGQCRNLKFLNLSSNRLSGSLDKNLHLHCMDVFDVSGNELSGSIPAFANKECASQQPLDGVTSGYSSPFMSQAVAQLSLGYCESGECSVVYHNFAKNKFGGRLTSLPVSADRYGNRTLHALTLDHNNFTGSLDAILLEQCSNLNGLIVSFRDNKISGELTEEICSKCHAIRVLVLAENQISGVLPANIGLLGALVKMDISKNFLVGQIPASFKDLKSLKFLSLAANNITGQIPSSLGQLESLEILDLSSNSLSGNVPSNIVTLRGLTTLLLNNNELSGNIADLTPVSLSVFNISFNNLAGPLHSNVRALSENEASPEPENTSSDGGGFTKIEIASITSASAIVAVLLALIILYIYTRKCASRPSRRSNRRREVTVFVDIGAPLTYETVVRAAGSFNASNCIGSGGFGATYKAEIAPGILVAIKRLAIGRFQGIQQFQAEVKTLGRCRHDNLVTLIGYHLSDSEMFLIYNFLPGGNLERFIQERTKRPIDWRMLHKIALDVARALAYLHDNCVPRILHRDVKPSNILLDNEYTAYLSDFGLARLLGNSETHATTGVAGTFGYVAPEYAMTCRVSDKADVYSYGVVLLELISDKKALDPSFSPYGNGFNIVAWACMLLQKGRAREFFIEGLWDVAPHDDLVEILHLGIKCTVDSLSSRPTMKQVVRRLKELRPPSY, encoded by the coding sequence ATGGTGGCCGCTCGCCGGAGCACCGCCGCCGTcctgctgctcctgctcctgctcccgctgctcgccgcctcctcgtcgaacCGTGGCCAGGAGCAGGACAGATCGGCGCTTCTCCGGCTCAGGGACGCCGTCCCCTCCTCCGAGCTGCTCCGCCGGTGGCCGTCGGGCGCGGACCACTGCTCCTGGCCGGGGGTCGCCTGCGATGCGAGGTCCCGGGTCGTCGCCCTCCACGTGCCCTCCAGCTTCCCGCGCGGGAGCGGGATCGCCGGCCAGCTGCCCACGTCGGTCGGGCTCCTCACCGAGCTCAAGCAGCTCTCCTTGCCCTCCTTGGGCCTTTTCGGCGAGATCCCCGCGGAGATCTGGCGGCTGGAGAAGCTCGAGGGGGTCAACCTCGCCGGGAACTCGCTCCGGGGCGCCCTCCCGCCCGCCTTCCCGCCGCGGCTGAGGGTGCTCAACCTCTCCTCCAACGCGCTCAGCGGCGAGATCCCTGCCTCCCTCTGCAGCTGCACGGAGTTGAACTTCTTGGATCTTTCCGGCAACCGGCTCAACGGGTCCGTGCCggcggtcgtcggcggcctccccaggctgagGCAGCTCGACCTGTCCCGGAACCTTCTTGCCGGGAGCATCCCCTCTGCTCTGGGGAGCTGCACACAGCTCCGCTCGTTGCGCCTCTTCTCCAATATGTTGGACGGTTCCATCCCACCAGAGCTTGGACGGCTGAGCAAGCTGCGGGTTTTGGACGTATCGGGTAACAGATTGAGCGGTCTGGTACCCAGGGAGCTAGGGAACTGCTCAGGTTTGTCGGTTCTCGTGTTGTCGAGCCAGTTTGATGCAGTGAAACCCCATGAGTTCAATCTCTTTGAGGGAGAGCTTCCGGAGAGCGTGACAGCTTTGCCAAAGCTTAGGTTGTTATGGGCGCCGAAGGCGGGCCTGAAAGGAAATCTCCCAAGCAATTGGGGAAGCTGCCATAGTTTGGAGATGGTTAATCTCGGAGGTAATTTACTTGCTGGAGTGATTCCGAGGGAGCTAGGGCAGTGTAGAAACCTCAAGTTTCTCAACCTCAGTTCCAATAGATTGTCCGGTTCGCTTGATAAAAATCTTCATCTGCATTGTATGGATGTGTTTGATGTCAGTGGCAATGAACTGTCAGGCTCAATTCCAGCGTTTGCGAACAAAGAATGTGCATCACAGCAACCGTTGGATGGCGTGACATCTGGCTATTCTTCACCCTTCATGTCCCAAGCTGTAGCACAACTATCATTGGGTTACTGTGAATCAGGAGAGTGTTCGGTTGTATACCATAATTTTGCAAAGAACAAGTTTGGAGGCCGTCTTACATCCTTGCCAGTTAGTGCAGACAGATATGGAAACAGGACCTTGCATGCATTAACTCTTGATCACAATAACTTCACAGGATCATTGGATGCAATTCTGTTGGAACAGTGCAGCAACTTAAATGGTTTGATCGTCAGCTTCCGAGACAACAAGATATCTGGTGAGCTCACAGAAGAAATCTGCTCAAAATGCCATGCCATCAGAGTTTTGGTTCTAGCCGAGAATCAAATTTCAGGAGTGTTGCCTGCTAACATTGGTTTGTTGGGTGCTCTTGTAAAGATGGACATCAGCAAAAACTTTCTGGTTGGTCAAATACCTGCCAGTTTCAAAGACCTCAAGAGCTTGAAATTTCTCTCGTTAGCTGCAAACAATATCACTGGTCAGATACCGTCCTCTTTGGGGCAGTTGGAATCACTGGAGATTTTAGATCTCTCATCCAATTCTCTGTCTGGGAATGTCCCTAGTAATATTGTGACACTGAGAGGTCTCACGACACTTCTGCTGAACAATAATGAGCTCTCTGGAAACATTGCCGACCTTACCCCAGTATCACTGTCTGTTTTTAACATTTCATTCAATAACTTGGCTGGGCCATTGCATTCGAATGTGCGAGCACTCAGTGAGAATGAGGCTAGTCCAGAACCTGAGAATACATCCAGCGATGGCGGAGGCTTCACCAAAATAGAGATTGCCTCAATAACCTCAGCATCAGCGATTGTTGCAGTTCTCTTGGCCCTGATCATCCTTTACATTTACACTCGTAAATGTGCATCAAGACCATCAAGGCGTTCTAACAGGAGAAGGGAAGTTACTGTTTTTGTGGATATTGGTGCTCCTTTGACATATGAGACCGTTGTACGCGCTGCTGGCAGTTTTAATGCAAGCAATTGCATTGGAAGTGGTGGCTTTGGAGCAACATACAAAGCTGAGATTGCACCAGGCATTCTGGTGGCAATAAAGCGGCTGGCTATTGGAAGGTTCCAAGGTATTCAGCAGTTCCAAGCAGAGGTGAAAACTCTTGGAAGGTGTCGGCATGACAATCTTGTAACACTCATAGGGTACCACCTCAGTGATTCAGAGATGTTTCTAATATACAATTTTCTGCCCGGCGGTAACTTGGAAAGGTTCATACAGGAAAGGACAAAGAGACCAATTGATTGGAGAATGCTTCACAAAATTGCTCTAGATGTTGCACGTGCACTTGCATATCTTCATGATAATTGTGTCCCACGTATTCTGCACCGGGATGTGAAGCCAAGCAACATCTTGCTCGACAATGAGTACACTGCATACCTTTCTGATTTTGGATTAGCAAGACTACTTGGGAATTCAGAAACTCATGCAACCACCGGTGTCGCGGGTACTTTTGGGTATGTTGCTCCAGAGTATGCGATGACTTGCCGTGTTTCTGATAAGGCTGATGTGTACAGCTATGGTGTTGTGCTGCTTGAACTTATTTCAGACAAAAAAGCACTGGACCCTTCCTTTTCTCCGTATGGAAATGGATTCAACATAGTTGCCTGGGCTTGCATGCTTTTGCAGAAGGGCCGAGCTCGTGAGTTCTTCATAGAAGGGCTGTGGGATGTGGCTCCGCATGATGACTTGGTTGAGATTCTGCACCTCGGTATCAAGTGTACTGTGGACTCTCTTTCTTCTAGGCCCACAATGAAGCAAGTTGTTCGGCGACTAAAGGAACTCAGGCCGCCCTCTTACTAG